A region of Candidatus Dependentiae bacterium DNA encodes the following proteins:
- a CDS encoding alpha/beta fold hydrolase, with amino-acid sequence MKKILLRTLKLVLGLYIIICSFLYFFQEKLIFFPQKLDKDYKFNFDQKFEEVNVKTTDNKFLNAILFKADSSKGVIFYLHGNAGSLSSWGDVAKTYTDLNYDVFMLDYRGYGKSEGAINGQTKFFQDIQIAYNQLKTKYPESKIIVLGYSIGTGLAAKTASTNNPKLLILQAPYYSLTDMMRHTYPIIPTFILKYKFETNEYIKDCKTPIVVFHGDQDEVIYYGSSLKLQKEFKKQDKLITLHGQGHNGMTGNPDYKMEIQKILTQ; translated from the coding sequence ATGAAAAAAATACTTCTTAGAACTTTAAAACTTGTGTTAGGACTATACATAATTATTTGTAGTTTCCTATATTTTTTTCAAGAGAAACTAATTTTCTTCCCGCAAAAATTAGACAAGGATTACAAATTTAATTTTGACCAAAAATTTGAAGAAGTAAATGTAAAAACAACAGACAACAAATTCCTAAACGCTATTCTCTTCAAAGCGGATAGTTCAAAAGGTGTCATATTTTATTTGCACGGAAATGCAGGTTCTTTAAGTTCGTGGGGTGACGTAGCTAAAACCTATACTGACTTAAATTATGACGTTTTTATGTTGGACTATCGTGGTTATGGTAAAAGTGAAGGAGCAATTAATGGACAAACTAAATTCTTCCAAGACATCCAAATAGCTTATAATCAACTAAAAACAAAATATCCTGAAAGCAAAATAATAGTTTTAGGTTATTCAATAGGGACAGGACTTGCTGCAAAAACTGCATCAACAAACAATCCAAAACTTTTGATTTTACAAGCACCATATTATAGTTTGACAGATATGATGAGACATACATATCCAATAATTCCGACTTTTATTTTAAAGTATAAGTTTGAGACAAATGAGTATATAAAGGATTGCAAAACGCCAATTGTGGTTTTTCATGGCGACCAAGACGAAGTAATTTATTATGGCTCATCTTTAAAACTTCAAAAAGAATTTAAAAAGCAGGACAAGCTTATTACACTTCATGGACAAGGGCATAACGGAATGACGGGAAATCCCGACTATAAAATGGAAATTCAAAAAATCTTGACACAATAA